A stretch of the Pseudomonas helvetica genome encodes the following:
- a CDS encoding DUF1329 domain-containing protein: MKVTKSLLQAGVLGLSLLATAVMAAVPAAEADKLGKSLTPMGAEMAGNADGSIPAWKPMEKNAGSVDSKGFLSNPYASEQPLFTITAQNVDKYKDKLAPGQYAMFKRYPDTFKMPVYPSHRGATVPDQVFVAIKKNATNTNLVSGGNGLENFETAVPFPIPKSGVEVIWNHITRYRGGSVTRLVTQATPQPNGSYSLVYFQDQFVFRDKMKDYDPKNPGNILFYFKQKVTAPARLAGGVLLVHETLDQVKEPRSAWVYNAGQRRVRRAPQVSYDGPGTAADGLRTSDNLDMYNGAPDRYDWKLEGKKEMYIASDSYKLDSPALKYDEIIKAGHINQDLARYELRRVWHVVATLKEGQRHIYAKRDFYIDEDTWQAAVIDHYDGRGQLWRVAEAHAENYYDQQVPWYALETLYDLQSGRYLALGMKNEEKRAYDFGFTASTSDFTPAALAQDGVR; encoded by the coding sequence ATGAAAGTAACCAAAAGTCTGTTGCAAGCGGGTGTCCTCGGGCTTTCGCTGTTGGCAACCGCGGTCATGGCAGCAGTTCCGGCCGCTGAAGCGGACAAGTTGGGCAAGAGCCTGACGCCAATGGGCGCGGAAATGGCAGGCAATGCCGATGGCTCGATCCCGGCCTGGAAACCCATGGAGAAAAACGCCGGCAGCGTCGACAGCAAAGGCTTCCTGTCCAACCCGTATGCCAGTGAGCAACCGCTGTTCACCATCACCGCGCAAAACGTCGACAAGTACAAAGACAAACTGGCGCCGGGCCAATACGCAATGTTCAAGCGTTACCCGGACACCTTCAAAATGCCGGTTTACCCGTCGCATCGTGGCGCGACCGTGCCGGATCAGGTGTTTGTCGCCATCAAGAAGAACGCCACCAACACCAACCTGGTGTCCGGCGGCAACGGTCTGGAAAACTTCGAAACTGCCGTGCCGTTCCCGATTCCGAAAAGCGGCGTCGAAGTCATCTGGAACCACATCACCCGCTATCGCGGTGGCAGCGTGACCCGTCTGGTGACCCAGGCCACGCCGCAACCGAACGGTTCCTACAGCCTGGTGTACTTCCAGGACCAGTTCGTGTTCCGCGACAAGATGAAGGATTACGACCCGAAAAACCCGGGCAACATCCTGTTCTACTTCAAGCAGAAAGTGACTGCACCGGCGCGTCTGGCCGGTGGCGTGCTGCTGGTTCACGAAACCCTCGACCAGGTGAAGGAACCGCGTTCGGCGTGGGTCTACAACGCCGGTCAGCGTCGTGTGCGGCGTGCCCCGCAAGTGTCTTATGACGGGCCGGGTACGGCTGCCGATGGCCTGCGTACTTCCGATAACCTGGACATGTACAACGGTGCCCCGGATCGTTACGACTGGAAGCTCGAAGGCAAGAAAGAGATGTACATCGCCTCCGACAGCTACAAGCTAGACTCGCCTGCGCTCAAGTACGACGAAATCATCAAGGCCGGTCATATCAACCAGGACCTGGCGCGTTACGAACTGCGTCGCGTCTGGCATGTGGTTGCGACCCTGAAGGAAGGTCAGCGCCACATTTATGCCAAGCGTGACTTCTACATTGACGAAGACACCTGGCAAGCCGCGGTCATCGATCACTACGACGGTCGTGGTCAACTCTGGCGCGTGGCTGAGGCGCATGCCGAGAACTACTACGACCAGCAAGTGCCGTGGTATGCCCTGGAAACCCTCTATGACCTGCAGTCCGGGCGCTATCTGGCGCTGGGCATGAAGAACGAAGAGAAACGTGCGTATGACTTCGGTTTTACCGCGAGCACCAGTGATTTCACCCCGGCTGCACTGGCTCAGGACGGTGTTCGCTAA